A window of the Bradyrhizobium diazoefficiens genome harbors these coding sequences:
- a CDS encoding SAM-dependent methyltransferase — MPNVVSVTPDNVETALADLPRIVRLALSFGSRLRRGTLDVTLPDGRVIRLGGHEPGPNATMRLHNYGFASRLINGGDIGIAEAYLAGDWDTPDLTQFLYLFCVNHDLIQAMLRDKPLMRFVQMVQHWFNRNTRRQARRNIHAHYDIGNAFYSAWLDPSMTYSSALFEESTTDLTAAQTNKYRRLAEALDLKPGLKLLEIGCGWGGFAEFAAKTFGARVVGLTISTEQRDFARKRIHEAGLAEKVEIRLQDYRDERDRYDRIASIEMIEAVGEQFWPRYFAQLRDRLLPGGLAGIQAITIQDRLFQGYRREVDFIQRYVFPGGMLPSPAVLKSLGDRFNLPVIGERIFGQDYAKTLATWRNNFRAAWPGLVPLGFDDRFRRLWEYYLAYCEAGFLSGNIDVRQVIFAKQQ, encoded by the coding sequence ATGCCGAATGTCGTCTCGGTGACGCCCGATAACGTGGAGACAGCGCTCGCTGACCTGCCGCGGATTGTCCGCCTTGCGCTCTCGTTCGGCTCCAGACTCAGGCGCGGTACACTCGATGTGACCCTGCCCGATGGCCGTGTGATCCGGCTTGGCGGTCATGAGCCGGGTCCGAATGCCACCATGCGCTTGCACAATTACGGCTTCGCCTCGCGGCTGATCAATGGCGGCGATATCGGCATTGCGGAAGCCTATCTCGCCGGCGATTGGGATACGCCGGACCTGACGCAGTTTCTCTACCTATTCTGCGTCAACCACGATCTGATCCAGGCCATGTTGCGCGACAAGCCTCTGATGCGGTTCGTCCAGATGGTGCAACACTGGTTCAACCGCAACACCCGCCGCCAGGCCCGGCGCAACATCCACGCCCATTACGATATCGGCAATGCGTTCTACTCGGCCTGGCTCGATCCCAGCATGACCTATTCGTCGGCGCTGTTCGAAGAATCAACCACGGACCTCACGGCCGCGCAGACCAACAAATATCGCCGCCTCGCCGAGGCGCTCGACCTGAAGCCGGGCCTGAAGCTGCTTGAGATCGGTTGCGGTTGGGGCGGCTTCGCCGAATTCGCCGCCAAGACCTTTGGCGCACGCGTCGTCGGCCTTACGATCTCGACCGAGCAGCGCGACTTCGCGCGCAAGCGCATCCACGAGGCGGGCCTCGCCGAGAAGGTCGAGATCCGGCTGCAGGATTATCGCGACGAGCGGGATCGCTACGACCGGATCGCTTCGATCGAGATGATCGAGGCGGTCGGCGAGCAGTTCTGGCCGCGCTATTTCGCCCAGCTGCGTGACCGGCTGCTGCCGGGCGGGCTTGCCGGCATCCAGGCCATCACGATCCAGGACCGCCTTTTTCAGGGCTACCGGCGCGAGGTCGACTTCATCCAGCGCTACGTCTTTCCCGGCGGCATGCTGCCCTCGCCCGCGGTGCTGAAGTCGCTCGGGGACCGATTCAACCTCCCTGTCATCGGCGAGCGCATCTTCGGGCAAGATTATGCCAAGACGCTTGCCACCTGGCGAAATAATTTTCGCGCGGCTTGGCCGGGCCTAGTGCCGCTCGGCTTTGACGACCGGTTCCGGCGGCTGTGGGAATACTATCTCGCTTATTGCGAGGCCGGATTCCTCTCCGGCAATATCGACGTCCGGCAGGTTATCTTCGCAAAGCAGCAATAA
- a CDS encoding cysteine synthase A: MTIKNDVVEAIGNTPLIKLKRASELTGCTILGKAEFMNPGQSVKDRAGKWMILEAEKRGELKPGGLVVEATAGNTGIGLAVVASARGYRTLIVIPETQSQEKKDFLKLCGAELLESPALPYSNPNNYQHVGRRLADELRKTEPNGVLFADQWNNLDNAKAHYDSTGPEIWEQTGGKVDGFVCSVGSGGTLAGVSRYLKEKNKNIRIACADPHGFGMYEYFRTGTAKATPGDSTTEGIGLGRVTAIVESAKVDDAFLIPDAEAVTVIYELLQHEGLCLGGSTGINIVGAMQLAKQLGPGKTIVTILCDSGSRYQSKLFNADFMRAKNLPVPEWLEKRSNIKLPFV; this comes from the coding sequence ATGACCATCAAAAACGACGTTGTCGAAGCCATCGGCAACACCCCGCTCATCAAGCTCAAGCGCGCGTCCGAACTGACCGGCTGCACCATTCTCGGTAAGGCCGAGTTCATGAACCCCGGCCAGTCGGTCAAGGACCGCGCCGGCAAATGGATGATTTTGGAAGCCGAGAAGCGCGGCGAGCTGAAGCCGGGCGGCCTCGTGGTGGAAGCGACCGCCGGCAACACCGGCATTGGCCTAGCGGTAGTGGCGAGCGCGCGCGGCTATCGCACGCTGATCGTGATTCCGGAGACGCAGAGCCAGGAGAAGAAGGACTTTCTGAAGCTGTGCGGGGCCGAACTGCTGGAATCACCGGCACTGCCCTACTCCAATCCGAACAACTACCAGCATGTCGGCCGCCGCCTTGCTGACGAGCTGCGCAAGACCGAGCCGAACGGCGTGCTGTTCGCCGATCAGTGGAACAACCTCGACAATGCCAAGGCGCATTACGACTCGACCGGACCCGAGATCTGGGAGCAGACCGGCGGCAAGGTCGACGGCTTCGTCTGCTCGGTCGGTAGCGGCGGCACGCTGGCCGGCGTCAGCCGCTATCTGAAAGAGAAGAACAAGAACATTCGCATTGCCTGCGCCGATCCGCACGGCTTCGGCATGTATGAATACTTCAGGACCGGCACCGCCAAGGCGACGCCCGGCGACTCCACAACGGAAGGCATCGGGCTCGGCCGCGTGACCGCAATCGTCGAGAGTGCGAAAGTCGATGATGCTTTTCTCATTCCTGATGCCGAAGCTGTCACGGTGATCTACGAGCTGCTCCAGCACGAAGGCCTGTGCCTCGGCGGCTCCACCGGCATCAACATCGTCGGCGCGATGCAGCTCGCCAAGCAGCTCGGACCCGGCAAGACCATCGTCACCATTCTCTGCGATTCCGGCAGCCGCTATCAGTCAAAGCTGTTCAACGCCGACTTCATGCGCGCCAAGAACCTGCCGGTGCCGGAATGGCTGGAGAAGCGCAGCAACATCAAGCTGCCGTTCGTCTAG
- a CDS encoding tetratricopeptide repeat protein: MQSNAGARAFQNARLQKKFKKQAEAIIAAANAAFGQGRYAETEALCRQILNELPEHFSALHLLGLCAFASQHFEAAKQALKHAVTVDPRSAQAFSDLGATHFALGQYEDARTCLEKAIALKPSFPMALANLGNALLHLGRVEQAIEVYDRAIRLKPDYVDALSNRGLAELALRQFDRARQSFERALLFQPKHVESLVGKGLVSIELKNYDEAKTALEAALCPPYSTSERCAEA, translated from the coding sequence TTGCAAAGCAATGCCGGCGCACGCGCGTTCCAGAACGCGCGATTGCAGAAGAAATTCAAGAAGCAGGCGGAGGCCATCATCGCCGCCGCGAACGCGGCCTTTGGCCAGGGCCGCTATGCGGAGACCGAGGCGCTCTGCCGCCAGATCCTGAATGAGCTCCCGGAGCATTTCAGCGCCTTGCATCTGCTTGGATTGTGCGCATTCGCAAGCCAGCACTTCGAGGCAGCGAAACAGGCTCTCAAGCATGCCGTGACCGTCGACCCGCGCTCGGCACAGGCTTTTTCGGATCTGGGAGCTACGCATTTCGCACTTGGGCAATATGAGGATGCGCGCACCTGCCTGGAAAAAGCGATCGCGCTGAAGCCGAGCTTCCCGATGGCCTTGGCCAATCTCGGCAATGCGCTGCTGCATCTCGGCCGCGTCGAGCAGGCCATCGAAGTGTACGATCGCGCGATCAGGCTGAAGCCCGACTATGTCGATGCGCTCAGCAATCGTGGCCTGGCGGAGCTGGCGCTGCGCCAGTTCGACCGCGCCAGGCAAAGTTTCGAGCGGGCTCTGTTGTTTCAGCCAAAGCACGTTGAATCGCTGGTCGGCAAAGGTTTGGTCAGTATCGAGCTCAAGAACTACGACGAGGCGAAAACCGCGCTCGAAGCGGCGCTTTGCCCACCCTACAGCACCTCGGAACGCTGCGCCGAAGCGTAA
- a CDS encoding amino acid ABC transporter ATP-binding protein, translated as MSADPIVNISGLNKWYGEFHVLRDIDLEVNKGERIVICGPSGSGKSTLIRCINALEEFQEGEIVVDGIELGPNLKHVDAVRREVGMVFQSFNLFPHLTVLDNCTLAPIWVRNIPKKDAEETAMKFLERVKIPHQANKFPGQMSGGQQQRVAIARALTMNPKVMLFDEPTSALDPEMVKEVLDTMVDLAKEGMTMLVVTHEMGFAREVANRVVFMDAGQIIEANTPNEFFATPQHARTKLFLSQILR; from the coding sequence ATGTCCGCTGATCCCATCGTCAACATTTCCGGCCTGAACAAATGGTACGGCGAGTTTCACGTGCTGCGCGACATCGACCTCGAGGTCAACAAGGGCGAGCGCATCGTGATCTGCGGGCCCTCGGGCTCGGGCAAGTCGACGCTGATCCGCTGCATCAATGCGCTCGAGGAATTCCAGGAGGGCGAGATCGTCGTCGATGGCATCGAGCTCGGGCCGAACCTCAAGCATGTCGATGCGGTACGCCGCGAAGTCGGCATGGTGTTCCAGAGCTTCAATCTGTTCCCGCACCTGACGGTGCTGGACAATTGCACGCTGGCGCCGATCTGGGTCCGCAACATCCCCAAGAAGGATGCTGAGGAGACCGCGATGAAATTCCTGGAGCGGGTCAAGATCCCGCACCAGGCCAACAAGTTTCCTGGCCAGATGTCCGGCGGCCAGCAGCAGCGCGTCGCGATCGCGCGCGCACTGACCATGAACCCCAAGGTGATGCTGTTCGACGAGCCGACCTCGGCGCTCGACCCCGAAATGGTCAAGGAGGTCCTCGACACCATGGTCGACCTGGCGAAAGAGGGAATGACCATGCTGGTCGTGACCCACGAAATGGGCTTTGCCCGCGAGGTCGCCAACCGCGTGGTGTTCATGGACGCCGGCCAGATCATCGAGGCCAACACGCCGAACGAATTCTTCGCCACGCCCCAGCACGCCCGTACAAAACTGTTCCTGAGCCAGATCCTGCGTTGA